The Coregonus clupeaformis isolate EN_2021a chromosome 35, ASM2061545v1, whole genome shotgun sequence genome includes the window CTCTGTGGACCTGTAGTGTTGGAAATATATGCATGTTATCTACAAGGCCTCAGACAGATGTGGGACTGCAAACAACCTCTGGCTTAGTGCTTGTACCCCTTGCACCTTCTAATAACGGAGTCCTGTAAAACATTCATAAAATGAACTATGTGAACTATCCCTCTTTCTCAGGCACCAGGTCTGCGTCCTTGGGGAGTGACAACATAGAAGATGCCGCGTGTGTAAACAATAATGGAGCCTGCTATACACCGCTAATGATGGATTTGTGATTCATTACTCAAGGGAAAACCAGCCTGTGGGCCCATTGCTGCTGCTTACTACTAGTCTCATACAGGCACAACTTCAGTGGGACTGACAAAAAACCTCAGTGAGGTCAAGTAAAATCAAGTAAAAATCAGCCATTAGCCAGACTCTCTCGAAAGGTCAAAGGTGTCGCAAAGTGTAAACATTAACAATACATTCACAGGAGCTTAAACTTCCAATTGTGTGTGAAGTAATGACAATGGTCAGCCACAGTGTGATGAAGTGTCCGTAAAACATTAAATTAGTGACTTGCTGGATATTACATTGTACATTAGCTACACATAGCTGTCTGTATATAGGGTTTCTTACTGCAACAGCATTATCTGGTACTTTTAGCCATGGCGACATAACTGTCTTTTTACAACATTTACCCATAAACTGTTTCCTGTGTTGGTGCAATCTTTGTAGTTGCATTCCATACTTTCAACTGTATCAGAGCTTATGACCCAAAGAAAATATATGTTACATGACAATAAATGTGCAGGTACATAGTATGGCAAGTCCATTTCAACCTAAAGAGTAGACACTGAAAATAGTGTTCAAGGCCCCAAAACCCACAGAATAATAATTGAAATCAAGTACTTAAAAAGAAGCACACTCACTCAAGGCATTTGATTATGGGATAAAAGCCATACATGTCATTGGCATAATGAATTTATATAAAAGGGACAGTTCGAAATGTGTACTGGGGTGaggtggtccaaaataggggagggttgtctgtcttttgtttttttttctttggggagggtagtgtgttttttccctggtttacattcgcccctttgcaggttttactatatcATTTCTTCCATCCTAGCCAAAAGTCCTCATCTGCTTCAATGCTCCTCCCCTATATCAAGTTGCTTTGGTACTTCTCTTATGCACTACGCTTTTTCCGCGCacttactataccacaggtcaatttagtctaccagtctatcctgccctctatccatcACTCATAGTGACAATAGCGCTAGGTGGATCATTTGTCAAGATCTACAATAGGCCAACTAGcatcataccacacataaaatcATTCAAAGTTGCACCAATTTTCAATATCAACAGAGGCCAGGTGCGTCATCGCacatgaaagaacagtgaagaaATGAGATGCGCAGCTCAAAAAGCTCCCGTATTTATCTCCTTCAGGGACAATTTAAATGatcctacctagactagcctacaacaccacaatgcaatgaataattgcattattgttttcaagtaagtacaaaattctactctaggctgtaaactgcagtgaaacTGTTATTTGAATAATGGTGCAAAAGCCCTGTGATTCAAATGTTTCATTacatttggatcagttgtgggtctacttgacagtttataaggtctagaaaGGCAGAGTAAcaggccagtctggctgtattttaAGTTCTCATACTGACATGCATTGTCTGTTGCggatcatcattctcccaagtcgttctaaaataataataataataataataataataataataataatgtggccacatatgctcccagcaggcccagttattcaggaaagcttaacgcGTGCTCTGCCTTGAGAGATCCATCAGAGCGGCTATTCCTCACGCACCTAGAACCTAACGCTTCAATATAGCTTAAatatttgtcatttaacttttaaaatgtattgaattttatgtgtggcataaacacaaccagtcacaatgttttaatcaaAAGTATCCTGTAGGCTACCTGCGCACGTTCatccaaaatataattccagcatccaaactgtgcagcagccatttgatgaaaggaaagagacatctgtttaACATCAAAAAGTGTAACAACAAAAAGCATAATGACATTTGGAGATTATCAAGCCAAGCCTTTGATACTGGGTAGGCCTGCAGGGTAGGGCGGGTTTGACAGTATATTtcattgtggtgttgaaaacgcaaaccatgatgTTGAAGCGCCTGAAATGTGTATGCTTTGCTtatggtgcattggcacagaaacctgttggtggaaaatgtgttgtatatattttatataattatagcATCAAACTGTTTGAAATTAGATTTCTAGCTAGCTGAGCATTGTCTGCAGCTGGCTCTGATCGTAATGTAacgaaacaggcagggagagtaaGCTTGTTCGTGGTGGTtggcgaaccctcaaccttcttgCCCCtgtagccctgcgtggcatcgtatgtgccacaaaagcatgctgaagtggcaaagtcgaCATCCACATTTATAAACAGTTCTTGTTATTTGTGGACGTACTTTTTTTTATGAGACCTCGAGTTGGACACCCTACCCCCCCAAGTAAACTTTGAACTGTCCCTAAAGGGCCCTACAAACTTCACGCCAACTACATAAACGCAGCGACAGAGTCGTTTTCACACATAGTTCTACGTACTTTTGTGTGGCAAAAATGTGGGAATGGATTGTATACGACGCTCCGTCGCTCTGTTTCCATGAAGTGTGTAGCGGCCTTAAGGTGGTTTGATAGACACTGAggaaaataactttttttttttttttaagtggggTTGACGTGCTATTTCCTTGTCTGCTTCATTCCGATATCACCCTTGGCAGGTCTTTTGTCCTGGGAGAGGGGAAGTCCAATCATTATGAACTCTCCTTTAAATGCAGTAGGCATTTAGCCTTCTATGGCACAACTGAAAAAAGCAACCAAAAAAAACACAGTACTGCTTGgactcctctctttctttctctgattTTAAATGAACGGCTCCAGGTGGGATGTGTAGCATCCATTCAACATTTCCAGGTTGGTTTTAGGGCAAGTGACCGCTGTCTACCAGTAAAGGCTTAACTGTGGCAGCAGGAATAGAAATAAGAGTCCTTCTTCTGACCCAAGTCAATACCTGTCTCTTCTGTAAAGAGAGCAGAGAAGTGTCAAACATACCCATTCAGGAAAGCAATAATTCACCACAGTGGCAATTGAGAGTGACAATTCATAATAGTAATACTACCATTGCAGACTAAATGTGCACtgacagctacagttgaagtcagaagtttacatacaccttagccaaatacatttaaactcagtttcacaattcctgacatttaatcctagtaaaaaaatccctgtcttaggtcagttaggatcaccactttattttaagaatgtgaaatgtcagaataatagtagagagaatgatttctttcagcttttatttctttcatcacattcccagtgggtcagaagtttacacacactcaattagtatttggttgcacttcctttaaattgtttaacttcggtcaaacgttttgggtagccttccacaagcttcccacaataagttgggtgaattttggcccattcctcctgacagagctggggtaactgagtcaggtttgtaggcctccttgctcgcacacgctttttcagttctgccccccaattttctataggattgaggtcagggctttgtgatggccactccaataccttgactttgtcgtccttaagccattttcccacaactttggaagtatgcttggggtcattgtccatttggaagacccatttgtgaccaagctttaacttcctgactgaggtcttgagatgttgcttcaatatatccacataattttccttcctcatgatgccatctattttgtgaagtgcaacagtctctcctgcagcaaagcacccccacagcatgatgctgccacccccgtgcttcacggttgggatggtgttcttcggcttgcaagccacccactttttcctccaaacataacgatggtcattatggccaaacagttctatttttgtttcatcagaccagaggacatttctccaaaaagtacgatctttgttgcaaaccgtagtctggcttttttatggcggttttggagcagtgatttcttccttgctgagtggcctttcaggttatgtcgatataggaatcgttttactgtggatatagatacttttgtacctgtttcctccagcattttcacaaggtcctttgctgttgttctgggattgatttgcacttttcgcaccaaagtacgttcatctctaggagacagaacgcgtctccttcctgagcggtatgacggctgcgtggtccgcgtactattgtttgtacagatgaacgtggtaccttcaggcgtttggaaattgctcccacggatgaaccagacttgtggaggtctacaatttttcttctgaggtcttggctgatttcttttgattttccaatgatgtcaagcaaagaggcactgagtctgaaggtaggccttgaaatacatacacaggtacacctccaattgactcaaatgatgtaaattagcctatcagaagcttctaaagccatgacatcattttctggcattttccaagctgtttaaaggcacagtcaatttagtgtatgtaaacttctgacccactggaattgttatacagtgaattataagttaaataatctgtctgtaaacaattgttggaaaaagtacttgtgtcatgcacaaagtagatgtcctaaccgacttgccaaaactatagtttgttaacaagaaatttgtggagtggttgaaaaacgagttttaatgactccaacctaagtgtatgtaaacttccgacttcaactgtaaactaTAGAAGCAATATCTAAGAAGAGAGCCAAAGTCTCACCGGTCATGAATTGGAAGGAGATGCTGTTGAAGTCCTCTGCAACTTTTTGAAACAGCTCATCTGGAATGCGGTTAAAAGAGAATATGAGTCTACTGCTGCATTTTTCGGGAAATGTAGTTTTATGAGACTACAACCTAGATTTGAAATGAACTGACCATGAGGTGTCACTTACCCACGTTGTTGCCTGTTTTACTGGATGTTTCAAAATGCTGAGCCCCAATCTCTGTAGATGAGaatgaaaaaataataaacaTAAATGACTCTAAAACAGCCAGTCCTTATACtaatctgctggtgtaaaaatggctttataaatagatttgattgattgatgtctgGTAAGATTAAGTGGGAGTTAGTGATGAGGATTATCATAGCAATTTACCATCAGCAAAGTCCTGAACATCATGGTAGTCTACTTGCCGCAGGCCCCGGTCACTCTCAATCAGGTCAATCTTTGTGCCACACAGGTATATCTTGCAGTGCTTCAATGGAGATCATAGAGGAAATCAGTGTCATTGTGAGCAGTTACATAGGATAATATATAGGGCAATACCCATCATGGCAAGTGAGTTGTGTTTTTATGAAAGGGTCTCTAACCTCTTCACAGTTTTGCACCTCCTTCACCCAGAATCTAGCTCGCTGGAAACTGCTGGTGTCTGTCAAATCTACAGGAGCGAAAGTCACACAAATAAAGATCAATGACAACACAAAACTTGACTCAAAACTAAAACATTATGTATGTTTTCACAGTTATAAAAGTGTATTCGACCTAGAATATTCTGTATTACTATTACTAAATAGTACTGTTGCAATGTAAATCAGCCCATAAAAACCACACTAAAAACAGAACCAGCTAAAACTAAAAAAGAAAATTTAGTCATCAACTGTGGTAAATGCCTCATCAGATATTTTCCAAACTATGAAAATTCCCCCAATGAGGGAAATATGAGTGCAGGACACGTGAGCACAATTCACAACATGCAGAAACGTTAATTGCTCTCAACAAAAATTTCCTCAATTAAACATTTAGGATATAAGAACTCCATAGTAGCAAAACAAAACTGTAGACAATGTCAAAAACATAGACAATAATAAACCTAGACAGAGTGCTATTGATAGTGTCATTCCATGGGGATAAGGACTTACCATAGCAGACAATGGCAGCCCTGGCTCCTCTGTAGTAGATTCTACTCATAGCCTCATAGCGCTCTGATCCAGCCGTGTCCTGGGTTGCAGAGAAGGAATCACTTATAGTCTATGCACACATAGCCAGTAGCTACCCCATATCAGGCTACAGTGGATTCAttaattcatttatttatttccatGGGATTATAATTAACCAGACAATGCAATAAGGAGTATAGAGACTCATGAAAATGTATTTCCCATTGTATTTTACATAGGATGACATCAGTCGTCTTCACTCACCCATATTCCCAGGGTAACCACCTTTTCTCCCACCTGGATTGGTTTGGCAACGAATGCAGCACCAATAGTCTATCAAAGAAAGACAGATTGCAAGAAAAAAATGTAGCAAGTCAAATATTGAGAAAGAGCCTTCACACACAAGCAGAGAGAGCATCCCACACATCAAG containing:
- the LOC121551680 gene encoding ras-related protein Rab-24 — translated: MTMRVDAKVVMLGKESVGKTSLVERYVHHRFLVGPYQNTIGAAFVAKPIQVGEKVVTLGIWDTAGSERYEAMSRIYYRGARAAIVCYDLTDTSSFQRARFWVKEVQNCEEHCKIYLCGTKIDLIESDRGLRQVDYHDVQDFADEIGAQHFETSSKTGNNVDELFQKVAEDFNSISFQFMTEETGIDLGQKKDSYFYSCCHS